The Helicobacter mustelae genome has a segment encoding these proteins:
- a CDS encoding TonB-dependent receptor, whose protein sequence is MKNLTKIFLPPLFLTPLFSQEASLERIQTTSEAGNESKVEKERSSSKVTGKELIKYTIKTTEQLGRIFPNLHIYSRGADTFPMISYRGVSSPDYYSSILGLYVDGIPQSPSFLIQTLGDVENIELINGSEGLLYGENAPLGIISITSKNPMKKPYALASLQGSRLQQGINLQMGRELIKDKLWGKGNFRYIYDNGFIKDPVTKKMLNPGQSLIAGTSLYYQPIESLLLNANYSYYHTFTRKDFFFTQSQIKSLTLPNNQGITWQEFSDGVQDRILNKTPFMNLDAQNASLKMEYFTKSSTLSVVGAYQKVDTLANEYPGIYVQNEKKDGYYYNNAQFIGEARLHTTYKGGQETLFGIYYKNLLTDNGMVNVPTEPIGYSGNWDAAERLNTFAIFGNASFPFGAFSLHAGVRYQLFHNRIVSKNPPVTDIAPYTNAKTFNTVNPRLSLFWHFSKQSSFYLQLSTSTKPGGFAKFPFADTDTIPYGSENIYSAELGNKTHALSNRLQVKTAFYGIFRTDTQAYAGNGYYKSIKNIGNAYAYGVDFTLKYQGDYFDLFASFNLGESRFAKGGKNIGTITILGVTGHYNISGLRPKFSPLFSLNTGTDIYFFKIPNHNLKLTSLLHFSTGYYIKDFTRSSALYQKPFVLLELSLIYNFRKRYTFMIFGQNLTNARYITHAIHNAKGNAYSIGNPINFGGKVIYRY, encoded by the coding sequence ATGAAAAATCTCACAAAAATATTTTTACCGCCATTGTTTCTTACTCCACTTTTTTCGCAGGAGGCGAGCCTAGAGCGCATACAGACCACCTCAGAAGCAGGAAATGAAAGTAAAGTAGAAAAAGAGCGCTCTAGCTCAAAAGTCACCGGAAAAGAACTCATAAAATACACCATCAAAACCACGGAGCAATTGGGGCGAATTTTCCCCAATCTCCACATCTATTCCCGAGGCGCAGATACCTTCCCTATGATTTCTTATCGTGGGGTTTCTAGTCCGGATTATTATTCCTCCATTCTCGGGCTCTATGTAGATGGCATTCCTCAGAGCCCAAGCTTTCTTATCCAAACCCTGGGGGATGTAGAGAATATCGAGCTTATTAATGGAAGCGAGGGGCTACTTTATGGAGAAAATGCACCACTTGGCATCATTTCTATCACTTCCAAAAACCCTATGAAAAAACCCTATGCCCTTGCATCTTTGCAGGGCTCGCGTCTGCAGCAGGGCATTAATCTACAAATGGGCAGAGAGCTTATTAAGGACAAGCTTTGGGGCAAGGGAAATTTTCGCTACATCTATGACAATGGCTTTATCAAAGACCCCGTGACCAAAAAAATGCTAAACCCAGGGCAATCCCTCATTGCAGGCACAAGCCTCTATTATCAGCCTATAGAAAGCCTGCTATTGAATGCAAATTATAGTTATTATCACACCTTTACGCGCAAGGATTTTTTTTTCACTCAGTCTCAAATCAAGAGTCTAACACTTCCCAATAATCAAGGCATTACTTGGCAGGAATTTTCTGATGGCGTGCAGGATAGGATTTTGAATAAAACTCCCTTCATGAATCTAGATGCCCAGAATGCGAGTCTCAAGATGGAATACTTCACCAAAAGCTCTACGCTTAGTGTTGTGGGGGCCTATCAAAAGGTGGACACCCTTGCAAATGAATATCCTGGAATTTATGTGCAAAATGAAAAAAAAGATGGCTATTACTACAACAATGCCCAATTCATCGGCGAGGCGAGGCTACACACCACCTACAAAGGTGGGCAGGAGACTTTGTTTGGGATTTATTACAAAAATCTCCTCACAGACAATGGCATGGTGAATGTCCCTACAGAACCAATTGGTTATAGCGGGAATTGGGATGCAGCAGAGCGGCTTAATACTTTTGCGATTTTTGGCAATGCATCCTTCCCCTTTGGTGCTTTTTCACTGCACGCAGGGGTGCGCTACCAGCTTTTTCATAATAGAATCGTCTCAAAAAATCCTCCAGTCACTGACATCGCCCCCTATACAAATGCCAAGACTTTCAACACAGTAAATCCTAGGCTTTCTTTGTTTTGGCATTTTTCAAAACAAAGCAGCTTTTATCTCCAGCTCTCCACCTCCACAAAGCCGGGGGGTTTTGCAAAGTTTCCTTTTGCAGATACTGACACCATCCCCTATGGTTCAGAAAATATTTATAGCGCAGAGCTAGGGAATAAGACTCATGCACTTAGCAATAGGCTGCAGGTAAAAACCGCATTCTATGGCATTTTTCGGACAGACACACAGGCATATGCTGGCAATGGGTATTACAAAAGTATCAAAAACATCGGTAATGCCTATGCCTATGGCGTGGATTTTACACTCAAATACCAGGGGGATTATTTTGATTTGTTTGCGAGCTTCAATCTGGGAGAATCACGATTTGCCAAAGGAGGAAAAAACATCGGCACCATCACGATACTGGGGGTCACAGGGCATTATAATATCTCAGGGCTGCGCCCCAAATTCTCGCCCCTGTTTTCTCTAAACACCGGGACAGATATCTACTTTTTCAAAATCCCAAATCACAATCTCAAGCTCACTTCCCTATTGCATTTTTCTACAGGCTACTATATCAAAGACTTTACGCGCTCTAGTGCACTGTATCAAAAACCCTTTGTGCTGCTAGAGCTCTCTTTGATTTACAATTTTAGGAAGCGCTATACTTTCATGATCTTTGGACAAAATCTCACCAATGCGCGTTATATCACTCATGCAATCCATAATGCAAAAGGCAATGCCTATTCTATTGGCAATCCTATCAACTTTGGTGGGAAGGTGATCTATCGCTATTAA
- the argJ gene encoding bifunctional glutamate N-acetyltransferase/amino-acid acetyltransferase ArgJ, with translation MEYKIFPIKGGVCAPRGFLADGYCAGLGKLDKEGRAALDVGYIYMQIPCCVYALFTQNAFKAAPILHFLENVSGKKSNFVLINTKNANAMTGKRGLEDVYEILSALQKKFPQIQNPIMSSTGVIGYHLPKEKILSSFDQIYLEKRDESGHERAATAIMTTDRYAKEIAFEVIDSLGKKFRIGAMAKGAGMIQPSMATMLCYITTDARLNNAQSLLERAVKKTFNTISVDGDMSTNDSVMLFCSEDVEVQEEIFEEVLVMALEKLAKDIVRDGEGSTKLVGFKINSAWSDAEAERAAKALSNSLLVKTAIFGGDPNWGRIASTIGASGVKCDANLLKIRIGGVLVYDCGEIYFDKETEARAGKKMQQESFLIECDLGMGEGSYLAYGCDLGYEYVKINADYRS, from the coding sequence ATGGAATACAAGATTTTCCCCATCAAAGGGGGGGTGTGCGCGCCAAGAGGATTCCTTGCAGATGGGTATTGCGCAGGGCTTGGGAAGCTGGATAAAGAGGGCAGGGCAGCCCTAGATGTTGGCTATATCTACATGCAAATTCCCTGCTGTGTGTACGCGCTTTTTACTCAAAATGCCTTCAAAGCCGCGCCTATTTTGCATTTTTTGGAAAATGTGTCGGGCAAAAAGAGTAATTTTGTCCTTATCAATACCAAAAATGCCAATGCGATGACGGGGAAAAGAGGGCTAGAGGATGTGTATGAGATTCTCTCTGCATTGCAAAAAAAATTCCCCCAGATCCAAAATCCCATCATGTCTTCCACGGGCGTGATTGGCTATCACCTGCCAAAAGAAAAAATTCTCTCTAGTTTTGACCAAATCTATTTGGAGAAGCGCGATGAATCTGGACATGAGCGTGCGGCAACCGCGATTATGACCACCGATCGCTATGCAAAAGAAATCGCTTTTGAAGTAATCGATTCTTTGGGTAAGAAATTTCGCATTGGAGCAATGGCAAAGGGTGCGGGGATGATTCAGCCCTCCATGGCCACAATGCTTTGCTACATCACCACAGATGCAAGGCTAAACAATGCTCAAAGTCTGTTAGAGAGGGCCGTGAAAAAAACCTTCAATACAATCAGCGTGGATGGAGATATGAGCACCAATGATAGCGTGATGCTCTTTTGCAGTGAGGATGTGGAGGTGCAAGAGGAGATTTTTGAAGAAGTTTTGGTCATGGCGCTAGAAAAGCTAGCCAAGGACATTGTGCGCGATGGCGAGGGCTCTACTAAGCTTGTGGGATTCAAGATAAATTCTGCATGGAGTGATGCAGAAGCAGAGCGCGCTGCCAAGGCTCTGAGTAATTCCTTGCTTGTAAAAACTGCGATCTTTGGTGGGGATCCTAATTGGGGGCGTATCGCCTCTACTATTGGAGCTAGTGGTGTGAAATGCGATGCGAATCTGCTAAAAATCCGTATTGGCGGCGTGCTGGTGTATGATTGCGGAGAGATTTATTTTGACAAAGAAACCGAGGCAAGGGCTGGCAAAAAAATGCAGCAGGAGAGCTTTTTGATTGAATGTGATCTGGGCATGGGAGAGGGGAGTTATCTTGCTTATGGCTGTGATTTGGGTTATGAGTATGTCAAGATTAATGCAGATTATAGGAGCTAG
- a CDS encoding tetratricopeptide repeat protein: MRKIACFFFLMVWAHALKVDITYGREQNSPFSIITLTHAKPFACQTLSREDYSSDIIECIIKETPEAGFLPFDTNFFEVSYEMVDQKFHLIIKSKKHQRLLFIPDDIQDSGFFVQRRDKFSRTWQIVGYEKKLPFLSEKKPLGINFPISLSRQKYPFVGEIGVDKNPMNTNLGADYAEYLKVKDLVDSQSYRAALNNIANAFKKYPKTLFAKDFLFFQIKALYHLKRYDSAIDYANAWLKNYSSDTSVPEMLYLVANSYARLRFPSESNYYYRRIIDEYPGNRFAALSKIKIANMFAGGSNVGLARLYYSQAYQEAKNLNDAVDIAMEWALFEIQSNSLANARDLFEKSFHANPKYFTEHQDQTLNLLGVLKEHKMDDIAAKIAQYFVDHINKQEANYEKVLFLLGELYEGAGQFDRAHVANLAYLKEYDGLVGAKEVQRRDDNLLFELSGSAKEKLDRYDVILQKYPSTPEAKKAAHLKAELLLKEKDYLAVLAMKDLLKQDKGPYNSALSALINQDMQENRCAIAAQYLGEISDFSEIKDKLKTFDCLYELNLNAKANLLAKSQIQDKNSKDYLPWLYRYAKNLYKLGKYQDSILASRDVLAIARAENAKQYEDILFTLFDALALSNLPEATNIYGSLEQNFPNDPRMLSVYFALLNQKDIINSAKLVYATKLYDLQKSLHSSDYSPFVDFMLIDALKQGGDNARAYEVATKLIAQKLSDPNKQRALYIKADLEIKQGKKKQASATLKQCTDIAEQSSWKTLCAQSKDLLKE; encoded by the coding sequence ATGAGGAAGATTGCTTGCTTTTTCTTTTTGATGGTGTGGGCGCATGCGCTGAAAGTGGACATCACTTATGGCAGGGAGCAAAATTCCCCCTTTTCCATCATCACTCTCACTCATGCCAAGCCCTTTGCCTGCCAGACCCTATCGCGAGAGGATTATTCTTCTGATATCATTGAGTGCATCATCAAAGAAACACCAGAGGCTGGATTCCTACCCTTTGATACGAATTTTTTTGAGGTTTCCTATGAGATGGTAGATCAAAAATTCCATCTTATCATCAAAAGCAAGAAGCACCAAAGGCTGCTTTTCATCCCTGATGACATCCAAGATAGCGGCTTTTTTGTCCAAAGGCGCGATAAATTCTCGCGTACCTGGCAGATTGTGGGATATGAAAAAAAGCTGCCGTTTTTGAGTGAGAAAAAACCTCTAGGCATCAATTTCCCGATCTCCCTTTCTCGCCAAAAATACCCCTTTGTTGGTGAAATTGGCGTGGACAAGAATCCTATGAACACCAACCTTGGCGCAGATTATGCGGAATATCTCAAGGTCAAGGATTTGGTTGATTCTCAAAGTTATCGCGCTGCATTAAATAACATCGCCAATGCATTCAAAAAATATCCAAAAACACTTTTTGCAAAGGATTTTTTGTTTTTTCAAATCAAGGCGCTCTATCACCTCAAGCGCTATGATAGCGCCATTGATTATGCCAATGCTTGGCTAAAGAATTATTCCTCAGACACCAGTGTGCCTGAGATGCTGTATCTGGTAGCTAATAGCTATGCGCGCCTGCGCTTTCCTAGTGAATCCAATTATTATTATCGCCGCATTATTGATGAATATCCAGGCAATCGATTTGCCGCGCTTTCTAAAATAAAGATTGCCAACATGTTTGCAGGAGGCTCAAATGTCGGACTTGCGCGTCTGTATTATTCCCAGGCCTATCAGGAGGCAAAAAATCTCAATGATGCTGTGGACATCGCCATGGAATGGGCGTTATTTGAGATCCAAAGCAATTCCCTAGCAAATGCCAGAGATCTTTTTGAAAAGAGTTTTCATGCCAATCCCAAGTATTTTACAGAGCATCAAGATCAGACACTCAATCTCCTAGGCGTATTAAAAGAGCACAAAATGGATGATATTGCTGCAAAAATCGCGCAATATTTTGTGGACCACATCAATAAGCAAGAGGCCAATTATGAAAAAGTGTTGTTTTTGCTAGGTGAGTTGTATGAGGGGGCAGGGCAGTTTGATCGCGCTCATGTCGCAAATCTGGCCTATCTCAAGGAATATGATGGATTGGTTGGTGCAAAGGAAGTGCAGCGCAGGGATGATAATTTGCTCTTTGAGCTTAGTGGAAGTGCTAAAGAAAAACTCGATCGCTATGATGTGATTTTACAAAAATATCCCTCCACCCCAGAGGCAAAAAAAGCCGCACATCTCAAAGCAGAGCTCCTACTAAAAGAAAAAGACTATCTAGCTGTGCTTGCAATGAAGGATCTCTTAAAGCAAGACAAAGGGCCCTATAATTCCGCTTTGAGCGCGCTTATCAACCAAGACATGCAGGAAAATCGCTGCGCCATTGCAGCGCAATATTTGGGAGAAATTTCTGATTTTTCTGAGATAAAAGACAAGCTTAAGACTTTTGATTGTTTGTATGAGCTCAATCTCAACGCTAAAGCAAATTTGCTAGCCAAATCCCAAATCCAAGACAAAAACAGCAAGGACTATCTCCCCTGGCTCTATCGCTATGCCAAAAATCTCTACAAACTCGGAAAATATCAAGATAGTATTCTGGCAAGCAGGGATGTGCTAGCAATTGCCAGGGCAGAGAATGCAAAGCAATATGAGGATATTTTATTTACACTCTTTGATGCACTCGCACTCTCCAATCTCCCTGAAGCCACGAATATCTATGGAAGTCTTGAGCAAAATTTCCCCAACGATCCAAGAATGCTCTCTGTTTATTTTGCATTGCTAAATCAAAAAGACATCATTAATTCCGCCAAGCTTGTCTATGCCACCAAGCTCTATGATTTGCAAAAATCCCTGCATTCTAGCGATTACTCACCCTTTGTGGATTTTATGCTCATTGATGCCCTCAAGCAAGGTGGAGACAATGCCAGGGCCTATGAAGTGGCCACCAAATTGATCGCGCAGAAATTATCAGACCCAAACAAACAAAGAGCGCTCTATATCAAAGCAGATCTAGAGATCAAGCAAGGAAAGAAAAAACAAGCCAGCGCCACGCTTAAGCAATGCACAGATATTGCTGAGCAGAGCTCGTGGAAGACATTATGCGCTCAAAGCAAAGATTTATTAAAGGAGTAA